The region CTGTGGTCGCTGCAAGCCGTCGCGCGCGGCGCCGACGGGATCTGCTTCTTCCAGTGGCGGCAGTCCCGGCAGGGCAGCGAGAAGTTCCACTCCGGGATGGTCCCGCACGCCGGTGAGCACAGCCGCACCTTCGCGCGGGTGCGCGAACTCGGCGCCGAGCTGCGCGAACTGGCCCCGGTCACCGGCTCGGACGTCCCCGCGCGGGCCGCGATCCTGCACGACTGGCACTCCTGGTGGGCCACCGTCCAGGACGGCCGCCCCTCCTCCCGGGTCCCTTACGAAGGGCTGCTGCGCGCCTGGCACCGGGCCCTGTGGGAGCGGAACCTCACCACCGACTTCGCCCATCCGCACGCCGACCTCACCGACTACGCCCTCGTCGCCGTCCCTCAGCTATATCTGCTGACCGACGAGGCGCTGGAGAACCTCGCGGCGTATGTGCGCGGCGGCGGTACCCTCGTCTGCGGCTTCTTCACGGGCGTCGCCGACGAGGACGACCGGGTGCGCCCCGGCGGCGTGGACCGGCGGCTGCGCGAACTCCTCGGCATCCGTACGGTCCACGAATGGTGGCCGCTGGACGAGGGCGAGACGCTCGACGCCGAGGGCGCCTGGCTCGGCCCGTTCCACGGCACCGGCTGGTCGGAGGAGCTGGAGCCGTCCACCGCCGAACCGGTCGCCCGGATCAAGGGCGGTGAGCTCGACGGCCGCCCCGCCGTGACCCGCCACGCCTACGGCGCCGGGACCGCCTGGTACGTCTCCACCCTCCCCGAACCCGCCGCGCTGCGCGCGCTGCTCGCCCGCGCCGCCGAGGAGGCGGGGCTGGCACCGGCGCTGCCCGGTCTCCCCGAGGGCGTCGAGGCGGTGGAGCGCGGCCCGTGTCTCTTCCTCCTCAACCACGGCCGTACCCCGGCGGTCGTCCCCCTGTCGTCCCCACGGACGGATCTGCTCACCGGACGCGCGCACCACACCGGCGTCCGGCTCGACCGCTTCGCGGTCATGGTCCTGGCTCCGCCCGAATCCCCCCGTCCGATCCCCCACCCGAAGGGACAAGCCCCGTGCGACGAACCGCCCGAACGCTCTTCCTGACCCCGCTGATCGCGTTACTCGCGCTGATCGGCTTCGCCGCCGCGCCCGCCCAGGCCGCCACCTGGTCCTCCTCGGACCAGTGGGGCACCTGGTCCAACGGCGGCTACACCCTCTACAACAACATCTGGGGCTCCGGCGCCGGAGCCCAGACCATCTGGGCCAACTCCTTCAGCGACTGGGGAGTGTGGGCCGACCACCCGAACACCGGCGGCATCAAGTCCTACCCCAACGCCAAGAAGGTCGTCGGCAAGAAGATCAGCGCCATCTCCAGCCTGACCAGCACCTACAACGTCACCGTGCCGTCCTCGGGCGCGTACAACACCTCGTACGACATCTGGGACAGCAACTACGACTACGAGATCATGCTCTGGGTCAACAAGACCGGCCCGGTCGGCCCGCTCGGCACCGCCCAGGGCGATGTCTCCCTCGGTGGCCACACCTGGAGCGTCTACAAGGGCAGCAACGGGGCCAACGAGGTCTTCTCGTTCATCCGCACCTCGAACTCCACCTCCGGCTCCGTGGACATCAAGCCCATCGTGAACTGGATCAAGAACACCAAGGGCTGGTTCGGCGATGTGACCATCGGCGACGTCCAGTTCGGGTATGAGATCACCTCCTCGGCCGGCGGTCTGGACTTCCGGACCAACGGCTTCGGAGTGAGCGCGAGCTGACGTCCCCCGTACCGCCGCCGCCATGCCGCGCGGCGGCGGTACGCCTCCGGGAACGCGGCGTCAGGAGGCGCCGGGCGCCCGGCCCGAGCTGGCCCGTACGGTCAGCTCCGGGGCCAGCAGGGTCACCTGCTCCTCGAGGGGCTGCCCCTCCAGCTTCGCCACCGCCAGCTCCACCGCGCGCCGCCCCATCTCCTGCGCCGGGATGGCCACCGAGGTCAGCCGCACCGACGCCTGGGTGGCCACCTGCTCGGGACAGACGGCGACCACCGAGACGTCCTCGGGAACCGCGCGCCCCTGCCGCCGCAACAGGCTGAGCAGCGGATCGATGGCCGCCTCGTTCTGCACCACGAAACCGGTGGTGCCGGGCCGCTCGTCGAAGATCCGGGACAGCGTGCCGTCCATGGACTCGTAGCTGCCCTCGCACGGGCGGTGCAGCAGCCGCACCCCCAGCTCACCGGCGCGGCGGCGCAGCCCCCCCAGGGTCCGCTCGGCGAAGCCGGTGTGGCGCTCATAGACGGCCGCGGCCTCGCCCACGACGGCGATCTCCCGGTGGCCGAGCTCCGCCAGATGCTCGGCGCACAGCGCGCCGGTGGCGGTGAAGTCCAGATCGACGCAGGTCAGGCCGACGGTGTCGGCGGGCAGTCCGATCAGTACGGTGGGCTGGCGGGCCGCGTGCAGCAGCGGCAGCCGCTCGTCCTCCAGTTCCACATCCATCACGATCATGGCGTCGGCGAGCCCGCTGCCGGTCACCCGGCGCACCGCCGCCGGGCCCTCCTCGCCGGTGAGTAGCAGCACGTCATAGCCGTGGGAGCGGGCGGTGGTGGCGACCGCGATGGCGATCTCCATCATGACCGGCACGTACATGTCCGTCCGCAGTGGCACCATGAGCGCGAGGATGTTGGAGCGGCTGCTGGCCAGGGCGCGGGCCCCGGCGTTCGGGTGGTAGCCCAGCTCCTTGATGCTGTGCTCGACGCGCTCGCGCGTGGGGGCGGAGATCGACCGCTTGCCGCTGAGGACATAGCTCACCGTGCTGGCGGAGACTCCGGCGTGGCGGGCGACCTCGGCGAGGGTGACCATGCGTGGCGACTCCATCCGATGGGATTGCGAGAGGTTTGCGACACGATGTGGCGAAGCGCTTCGACGCATGGCCGAGCATCTTCCCGCTGGTTATGCTGATTGACAGTAGACCTGTGGCGCAGAGCTGTCCATAGTCGTCGAAGCGCTTCGACGCCGCTTAGGCGCCCCTCGCGCGCCCCCTGAGCCCACGGCCGCGGCAATCCCGCTCCATCCCCCGATTGCGGCGTCCTCCCGCTTTGCCGACCGGTCGGACCGGAGGCACACTGGCAGCGGTACGTGCCGGTAATGTCACGAGATCGTCATTCGCG is a window of Streptomyces violaceusniger Tu 4113 DNA encoding:
- a CDS encoding beta-galactosidase — its product is MPDLTDATRGRILYGGDYNPEQWPESVWHDDIRLMRRAGVTTVTLGVFSWARLEPRPGARDFGWLDRVMDLLHDGGIEVCLATPTASPPPWMGSRHPETLPRDETGSVVWYGSRNQFCASSPVYRDYALRITEDLADRYGGHPALRMWHVGNEYGTHCWCDETARHFRRWLRARYGGLDALNEAWGTAFWSQRYDSWEEIIPPRRAQYMINPGQGLDFRRFTSDALLECFTAERDALAARTPHIPVTTNFMPLFIGQDGWAWAAEEDVVSVDLYPDPKDPHAAAYGAMVQDLTRSQAGGPWVLMEQAAGPVNWRGVNHPKPEGLMRLWSLQAVARGADGICFFQWRQSRQGSEKFHSGMVPHAGEHSRTFARVRELGAELRELAPVTGSDVPARAAILHDWHSWWATVQDGRPSSRVPYEGLLRAWHRALWERNLTTDFAHPHADLTDYALVAVPQLYLLTDEALENLAAYVRGGGTLVCGFFTGVADEDDRVRPGGVDRRLRELLGIRTVHEWWPLDEGETLDAEGAWLGPFHGTGWSEELEPSTAEPVARIKGGELDGRPAVTRHAYGAGTAWYVSTLPEPAALRALLARAAEEAGLAPALPGLPEGVEAVERGPCLFLLNHGRTPAVVPLSSPRTDLLTGRAHHTGVRLDRFAVMVLAPPESPRPIPHPKGQAPCDEPPERSS
- a CDS encoding LacI family DNA-binding transcriptional regulator; translation: MVTLAEVARHAGVSASTVSYVLSGKRSISAPTRERVEHSIKELGYHPNAGARALASSRSNILALMVPLRTDMYVPVMMEIAIAVATTARSHGYDVLLLTGEEGPAAVRRVTGSGLADAMIVMDVELEDERLPLLHAARQPTVLIGLPADTVGLTCVDLDFTATGALCAEHLAELGHREIAVVGEAAAVYERHTGFAERTLGGLRRRAGELGVRLLHRPCEGSYESMDGTLSRIFDERPGTTGFVVQNEAAIDPLLSLLRRQGRAVPEDVSVVAVCPEQVATQASVRLTSVAIPAQEMGRRAVELAVAKLEGQPLEEQVTLLAPELTVRASSGRAPGAS
- a CDS encoding glycoside hydrolase family 12 protein, giving the protein MRRTARTLFLTPLIALLALIGFAAAPAQAATWSSSDQWGTWSNGGYTLYNNIWGSGAGAQTIWANSFSDWGVWADHPNTGGIKSYPNAKKVVGKKISAISSLTSTYNVTVPSSGAYNTSYDIWDSNYDYEIMLWVNKTGPVGPLGTAQGDVSLGGHTWSVYKGSNGANEVFSFIRTSNSTSGSVDIKPIVNWIKNTKGWFGDVTIGDVQFGYEITSSAGGLDFRTNGFGVSAS